One part of the Arabidopsis thaliana chromosome 4, partial sequence genome encodes these proteins:
- the MSRB9 gene encoding methionine sulfoxide reductase B9 (methionine sulfoxide reductase B9 (MSRB9); FUNCTIONS IN: peptide-methionine-(S)-S-oxide reductase activity; INVOLVED IN: oxidation reduction; LOCATED IN: cytosol; EXPRESSED IN: 18 plant structures; EXPRESSED DURING: 12 growth stages; CONTAINS InterPro DOMAIN/s: Methionine sulphoxide reductase B (InterPro:IPR002579), Mss4-like (InterPro:IPR011057); BEST Arabidopsis thaliana protein match is: methionine sulfoxide reductase B7 (TAIR:AT4G21830.2); Has 30201 Blast hits to 17322 proteins in 780 species: Archae - 12; Bacteria - 1396; Metazoa - 17338; Fungi - 3422; Plants - 5037; Viruses - 0; Other Eukaryotes - 2996 (source: NCBI BLink).), with amino-acid sequence MPTSATAVAPSTGSVQKKDQDWRAILSPEQFRVLREKGTENRGKGEYTKLFDDGIYSCAGCATPLYKSTTKFDSGCGWPSFFDAIPGAIKQTPEAGGRRMEITCAACDGHLGHVVKGEGFPTATDERHCVNSVSLKFSEISSQ; translated from the exons ATGCCAACATCAGCAACAGCGGTGGCTCCATCAACTGGATCTGTCCAGAAAAAAGATCAAGACTGGCGTGCGATTTTGTCTCCCGAGCAATTTAGAGTTCTCAGGGAAAAGGGCACAGA GAACCGAGGTAAAGGAGAGTATACCAAACTGTTCGACGACGGAATCTATAGTTGTGCTGGTTGTGCAACTCCTCTTTATAAGTCCACCACTAAGTTCGACTCTGGTTGTGGCTGGCCTTCCTTCTTCGATGCTATCCCTGGTGCCATTAAACAAACG CCCGAGGCAGGAGGGAGAAGAATGGAGATCACGTGCGCGGCATGTGACGGACATTTAGGTCATGTTGTCAAAGGAGAAGGTTTTCCCACAGCGACCGATGAGCGCCACTGCGTCAACAGTGTTTCTCTCAAGTTCTCTGAAATTTCCTCCCAATAA
- the MSRB9 gene encoding methionine sulfoxide reductase B9 (methionine sulfoxide reductase B9 (MSRB9); FUNCTIONS IN: peptide-methionine-(S)-S-oxide reductase activity; INVOLVED IN: oxidation reduction; LOCATED IN: cytosol; EXPRESSED IN: 18 plant structures; EXPRESSED DURING: 12 growth stages; CONTAINS InterPro DOMAIN/s: Methionine sulphoxide reductase B (InterPro:IPR002579), Mss4-like (InterPro:IPR011057); BEST Arabidopsis thaliana protein match is: methionine sulfoxide reductase B8 (TAIR:AT4G21840.1); Has 7882 Blast hits to 7879 proteins in 2205 species: Archae - 71; Bacteria - 4817; Metazoa - 203; Fungi - 135; Plants - 206; Viruses - 1; Other Eukaryotes - 2449 (source: NCBI BLink).), which translates to MPTSATAVAPSTGSVQKKDQDWRAILSPEQFRVLREKGTENRGKGEYTKLFDDGIYSCAGCATPLYKSTTKFDSGCGWPSFFDAIPGAIKQTVIDIFFFFSFMTHNYFSDKDCCIKQVLCL; encoded by the exons ATGCCAACATCAGCAACAGCGGTGGCTCCATCAACTGGATCTGTCCAGAAAAAAGATCAAGACTGGCGTGCGATTTTGTCTCCCGAGCAATTTAGAGTTCTCAGGGAAAAGGGCACAGA GAACCGAGGTAAAGGAGAGTATACCAAACTGTTCGACGACGGAATCTATAGTTGTGCTGGTTGTGCAACTCCTCTTTATAAGTCCACCACTAAGTTCGACTCTGGTTGTGGCTGGCCTTCCTTCTTCGATGCTATCCCTGGTGCCATTAAACAAACGGTAATTgacatattctttttcttttcttttatgacACACAATTATTTTAGTGATAAAGATTGTTGTATTAAAcaagttttatgtttataa
- the MSRB2 gene encoding methionine sulfoxide reductase B 2 (methionine sulfoxide reductase B 2 (MSRB2); FUNCTIONS IN: peptide-methionine-(S)-S-oxide reductase activity; INVOLVED IN: oxidation reduction; LOCATED IN: chloroplast; EXPRESSED IN: 24 plant structures; EXPRESSED DURING: 13 growth stages; CONTAINS InterPro DOMAIN/s: Methionine sulphoxide reductase B (InterPro:IPR002579), Mss4-like (InterPro:IPR011057); BEST Arabidopsis thaliana protein match is: methionine sulfoxide reductase B3 (TAIR:AT4G04800.1).) codes for MAFNIITPGRVYSATSLTFVSTIKAAFVKPPLASPSRRNLLRFSSSPLSFPSLRRGFHGGRIVAMGSSAPESVNKPEEEWRAILSPEQFRILRQKGTEYPGTGEYNKVFDDGIYCCAGCGTPLYKSTTKFDSGCGWPAFFDGLPGAITRTPDPDGRRIEITCAACGGHLGHVFKGEGFPTPTDERHCVNSISLKFTPENPTL; via the exons ATGGCGTTCAATATCATAACACCTGGTCGTGTTTATTCAGCCACGTCTCTCACTTTCGTTTCCACCATTAAAGCTGCTTTCGTTAAACCTCCTTTGGCCTCTCCGTCTCGTCGTAACCTCCTTCGtttctcatcatctccttTGTCATTTCCGTCGCTCCGTCGAGGTTTCCACGGTGGTCGTATTGTGGCAATGGGTTCTTCTGCTCCTGAATCGGTCAATAAGCCGGAAGAAGAGTGGCGTGCGATTCTTTCTCCTGAACAATTTAGGATTCTCAGACAGAAAGGCACTGA ATATCCAGGAACTGGAGAATACAACAAAGTATTCGACGATGGCATCTATTGTTGTGCAGGATGTGGAACTCCTCTCTACAAATCCACCACCAAATTCGACTCTGGTTGTGGCTGGCCAGCTTTCTTTGATGGACTCCCCGGAGCTATAACCCGAACC CCTGATCCAGATGGGAGACGAATCGAGATCACATGTGCTGCTTGTGGAGGACATCTTGGTCACGTTTTTAAAGGAGAAGGTTTCCCTACTCCTACCGATGAGCGACACTGTGTAAACAGTATCTCTCTCAAGTTCACACCAGAGAATCCGACCCTGTAA
- the MSRB2 gene encoding methionine sulfoxide reductase B 2 (methionine sulfoxide reductase B 2 (MSRB2); FUNCTIONS IN: peptide-methionine-(S)-S-oxide reductase activity; INVOLVED IN: oxidation reduction; LOCATED IN: chloroplast; EXPRESSED IN: 24 plant structures; EXPRESSED DURING: 13 growth stages; CONTAINS InterPro DOMAIN/s: Methionine sulphoxide reductase B (InterPro:IPR002579), Mss4-like (InterPro:IPR011057); BEST Arabidopsis thaliana protein match is: methionine sulfoxide reductase B5 (TAIR:AT4G04830.1); Has 7963 Blast hits to 7960 proteins in 2230 species: Archae - 73; Bacteria - 4877; Metazoa - 209; Fungi - 131; Plants - 206; Viruses - 1; Other Eukaryotes - 2466 (source: NCBI BLink).), with translation MAFNIITPGRVYSATSLTFVSTIKAAFVKPPLASPSRRNLLRFSSSPLSFPSLRRGFHGGRIVAMGSSAPESVNKPEEEWRAILSPEQFRILRQKGTEYPGTGEYNKVFDDGIYCCAGCGTPLYKSTTKFDSGCGWPAFFDGLPGAITRTMGDESRSHVLLVEDILVTFLKEKVSLLLPMSDTV, from the exons ATGGCGTTCAATATCATAACACCTGGTCGTGTTTATTCAGCCACGTCTCTCACTTTCGTTTCCACCATTAAAGCTGCTTTCGTTAAACCTCCTTTGGCCTCTCCGTCTCGTCGTAACCTCCTTCGtttctcatcatctccttTGTCATTTCCGTCGCTCCGTCGAGGTTTCCACGGTGGTCGTATTGTGGCAATGGGTTCTTCTGCTCCTGAATCGGTCAATAAGCCGGAAGAAGAGTGGCGTGCGATTCTTTCTCCTGAACAATTTAGGATTCTCAGACAGAAAGGCACTGA ATATCCAGGAACTGGAGAATACAACAAAGTATTCGACGATGGCATCTATTGTTGTGCAGGATGTGGAACTCCTCTCTACAAATCCACCACCAAATTCGACTCTGGTTGTGGCTGGCCAGCTTTCTTTGATGGACTCCCCGGAGCTATAACCCGAACC ATGGGAGACGAATCGAGATCACATGTGCTGCTTGTGGAGGACATCTTGGTCACGTTTTTAAAGGAGAAGGTTTCCCTACTCCTACCGATGAGCGACACTGTGTAA
- a CDS encoding uncharacterized protein (unknown protein; Has 11 Blast hits to 11 proteins in 4 species: Archae - 0; Bacteria - 0; Metazoa - 0; Fungi - 0; Plants - 11; Viruses - 0; Other Eukaryotes - 0 (source: NCBI BLink).), which produces MYPKVKIDNEAGRYKQKGSCLNSNYLQTRVSENNQEDDLQIYVAKIPKIYIPSVLMSQSESKEMNKPIRGADIEVKPITKASPTLRPRAVVSSPDNDAMIGNMNMIEERKAKKGLKSKDHIKSRASQLKNVNTNVKISHRIVAKLPGVNSRDHK; this is translated from the exons TGTACCCGAAAGTGAAAATTGACAATGAAGCTGGTAGATACAAGCAGAAGGGTTCTTGTCTGAACTCGAACTATCTCCAAACTCGTGTCTCTG AGAATaatcaagaagatgatttaCAAATATACGTGGCTAAGATTCCTAAGATTTACATACCAAGTGTCCTCATGTCTCAGAGTGAATCCAAAGAAATGAATAAGCCTATTAGAGGAGCTGACATTGAAGTAAAACCAATAACCAAAGCCAGTCCAACCCTACGTCCACGCGCTGTTGTATCAAGTCCCG ATAATGATGCGATGATCGGCAACATGAACATGATTGAAGAAAGGAAAGCTAAGAAGGGTTTGAAGAGTAAAGATCATATTAAGAGTAGGGCTTCTCAGCTTAAGAATGTTAATACCAATGTGAAGATTTCTCATCGTATAGTCGCTAAGCTACCGGGAGTCAATTCAAGGGATCACAAATGA
- a CDS encoding HSP20-like chaperones superfamily protein (HSP20-like chaperones superfamily protein; CONTAINS InterPro DOMAIN/s: Heat shock protein Hsp20 (InterPro:IPR002068), HSP20-like chaperone (InterPro:IPR008978); BEST Arabidopsis thaliana protein match is: HSP20-like chaperones superfamily protein (TAIR:AT1G53540.1); Has 2331 Blast hits to 2331 proteins in 523 species: Archae - 47; Bacteria - 802; Metazoa - 2; Fungi - 44; Plants - 1239; Viruses - 0; Other Eukaryotes - 197 (source: NCBI BLink).), which translates to MDFQTIQVMPWEYVLASQSLNNYQENHVRWSQSPDSHTFSVDLPGLRKEEIKVEIEDSIYLIIRTEATPMSPPDQPLKTFKRKFRLPESIDMIGISAGYEDGVLTVIVPKRIMTRRLIDPSDVPESLQLLARAA; encoded by the exons atggattttcaGACAATTCAAGTGATGCCATGGGAATATGTTCTAGCTTCTCAATCTCTTAATAACTATCAAGAGAATCATGTTCGTTGGTCTCAGTCTCCAGATTCTCACACTTTCTCTGTTGATCTTCCTG GGTtaaggaaagaagaaataaaagttGAGATCGAAGATTCGATATACTTAATCATACGAACGGAGGCAACCCCTATGTCGCCTCCGGATCAGCCTTTGAAGACTTTTAAGAGGAAATTTCGGTTGCCGGAATCGATAGATATGATCGGAATATCAGCTGGCTACGAAGATGGTGTGTTGACTGTGATTGTACCCAAGAGGATTATGACAAGGAGGCTCATTGATCCTTCTGATGTTCCTGAAAGTCTTCAACTTCTTGCTAGAGCTGCTTAA